A window of the Nyctibius grandis isolate bNycGra1 chromosome 9, bNycGra1.pri, whole genome shotgun sequence genome harbors these coding sequences:
- the ITGB2 gene encoding integrin beta-2, whose protein sequence is MSRDCCPQLLAMTWVLLLVTMALAMECPKIKVGTCRDCIQSGPGCAWCKKPSFTKAGEPDSIRCDTIEELQQRGCPHDKIEFPVNNITRTQNSPLSNDVQLTPQEVHLKLRIGQPAVFEVKFRRAMGYPIDLYYLMDLSYSMLDDLEKVKKLGGELLRALESTTPSRRIGFGSFVDKTVLPFVNTHPEKLQNPCPNKDNQCQPPFAFKHILSLTDNAEKFESEVGKQFISGNLDAPEGGLDAMMQAAVCGDLIGWRNVTRLLVYATDDGFHFAGDGKLGAILTPNDGQCHLEDNMYKKSNEFDYPSVGQLVQKLAENNIQPIFAVTSKVVDVYKKLSEMIPKSAVGELNEDSSNIIELIQVAYNNLSSRIILDHSTLPDVLDVKYDSMCGKDKVIMDEARGQCDNVKINDEVIFKVKVTAKECIKSQSFTIRPLGFTDTLTVHLDSNCDCNCNEKPDPTACSGKGSVICGICSCNPGYIGKNCECETKGKTSKELEGSCRKDNSSVICSGLGDCVCGQCVCHASNVPNKQIYGTFCECDNMNCEFHNGFLCGGKERGECDCGECKCMPGYEGSACQCKKTTEGCLNIRGNECSHRGTCHCNRCQCWGEYQPPLCEECPGCPSPCGRYVSCAECKAFLSGPFEKNCSQACPTIRVAEELTGESRHCREKDSQNCWISFRMVQEDGQEIYTISVDPKKECPEPPNIALIVGGTIAGVALIGLVLLLIWRLLMELFDRREYRRFEKEKSKAKWNDADNPLFKSATTTVVNPRFNGQ, encoded by the exons ATGTCGCGTGACTGCTGCCCCCAGCTGCTGGCGATgacctgggtgctgctgctggtgacAATGG CCCTTGCCATGGAGTGCCCCAAGATCAAGGTGGGGACATGCAGGGACTGCATCCAGTCGGGTCCCGGCTGCGCCTGGTGCAAGAAGCCG AGTTTCACCAAAGCCGGCGAGCCAGACTCCATCCGCTGCGACACTATcgaggagctgcagcagaggggaTGCCCACATGACAAGATTGAGTTTCCAGTCAACAACATTACAAGGACACAGAACAGTCCCTTAAGTAACGACGTACAGCTGACTCCCCAGGAGGTCCACCTGAAGCTGAGGATAG GCCAGCCTGCTGTATTTGAGGTGAAGTTTCGCCGCGCCATGGGGTACCCCATTGACCTCTACTACCTCATGGACCTCTCCTACTCCATGCTGGATGACCTGGAGAAGGTGAAGAAACTGGGAGGGGAGCTGCTCAGGGCGCTGGAGAGCACCACCCCTTCTCGCCGCATAG GGTTTGGCTCCTTCGTGGACAAGACAGTGCTGCCCTTCGTGAACACGCACCCCGAGAAGCTGCAGAACCCCTGCCCCAACAAGGACAATCAATGCCAGCCTCCCTTCGCCTTCAAGCACATCCTCTCGCTGACTGACAACGCCGAGAAGTTTGAGAGCGAAGTGGGGAAGCAGTTTATCTCCGGGAACCTGGATGCCCCAGAGGGGGGGCTGGATGCCATGATGCAGGCAGCGGTGTGTGGG GACTTGATCGGCTGGCGCAATGTGACCCGCTTGCTGGTGTATGCTACTGATGACGGCTTCCACTTCGCTGGTGATGGCAAGCTCGGGGCCATCCTGACCCCCAATGATGGCCAGTGCCACTTGGAGGACAACATGTACAAAAAGAGCAACGAGTTT GACTACCCATCTGTCGGCCAGCTGGTCCAGAAACTTGCCGAAAACAACATTCAGCCCATTTTTGCTGTCACCAGTAAGGTGGTGGATGTTTACAAG AAACTCAGTGAGATGATCCCAAAGTCGGCAGTGGGAGAGCTGAACGAGGACTCCAGCAACATCATTGAACTCATCCAGGTGGCCTACAAT AACCTCTCCTCACGGATCATCCTGGACCACTCCACCCTACCAGACGTCCTGGATGTCAAATATGACTCCATGTGTGGTAAGGACAAGGTCATCATGGACGAAGCGAGAGGGCAGTGTGACAACGTCAAGATCAACGATGAG GTCATCTTCAAAGTGAAGGTCACGGCCAAGGAGTGCATCAAAAGCCAGTCCTTCACCATCCGGCCGCTGGGCTTCACAGACACCCTCACTGTCCACCTGGACAGCAATTGTGATTGCAACTGCAACGAGAAGCCCGATCCAACTGCCTGCAGTGGGAAAGGCAGCGTCATCTGTGGGATCTGCAG CTGCAATCCAGGCTACATAGGGAAGAACTGCGAGTGCGAAACGAAAGGCAAGACCAGCAAGGAGCTGGAGGGCAGCTGCCGGAAGGACAACAGCTCGGTCATCTGCTCAGGGCTCGGGGACTGTGTGTGCGGGCAGTGCGTCTGCCACGCCAGCAACGTGCCCAACAAGCAGATCTACGGCACCTTCTGCGAGTGCGACAACATGAACTGCGAGTTTCACAACGGCTTCCTCTGCGGCGGCAAAG AGCGCGGGGAATGCGACTGTGGGGAGTGCAAGTGCATGCCCGGGTACGAGGGCAGCGCCTGCCAGTGCAAGAAGACGACGGAGGGCTGCTTGAACATCCGCGGCAACGAGTGCAGCCACCGCGGGACCTGCCACTGCAACCGCTGCCAGTGCTGGGGGGAATACCAGCCCCCCTTATGTGAGGAGTGCCCGGGCTGCCCCTCGCCCTGCGGCAGATACGT CTCCTGCGCAGAGTGCAAGGCCTTCCTGAGTGGCCCCTTCGAGAAGAACTGCTCCCAGGCCTGCCCCACCATCCGGGTGGCCGAGGAGCTGACAGGGGAGAGCAGGCATTGCAGGGAGAAGGACTCCCAGAACTGCTGGATCTCCTTCCGCATGGTCCAGGAGGACGGCCAGGAGATATACACCATCTCCGTTGATCCTAAAAAAG AGTGCCCAGAGCCTCCCAACATCGCGCTGATCGTGGGTGGCACCATTGCCGGCGTGGCCCTCATCGGTCTGGTGCTTCTGCTGATCTGGCGGCTTTTGATGGAGCTGTTTGACCGCCGGGAATACCGCCGGTTCGAGAAGGAGAAGTCCAAGGCCAAGTGGAATGAC GCTGATAACCCCCTCTTCAAGAGTGCCACCACCACAGTCGTGAACCCCAGGTTCAATGGGCAATGA